From a single Bacillus sp. NEB1478 genomic region:
- a CDS encoding ABC transporter ATP-binding protein, which produces MKPILEVTELTGGYLPNQPVIHNLNFNINESEIVGLIGLNGAGKSTTIKHVLGLMEPMSGSSKINGQTFREEPEEYRSQFTYIPEMPILYDELTLWEHLELTAMAYGMEEQTFLTRVRPLLEEFRMDNKIKWFPSQFSKGMKQKVMILCALLVEPKLYIVDEPFVGLDPLGIQSFLEYMVTFKNSGAGVLMSTHILSTAERYCDRFLIMHEGRLVLSGTLQELRAKSGLEDATLDEIYLYVARGNVT; this is translated from the coding sequence ATGAAGCCTATCCTTGAAGTTACTGAACTCACAGGCGGTTATTTGCCCAACCAGCCCGTTATTCATAATCTTAATTTTAATATAAATGAAAGTGAAATCGTTGGATTGATTGGATTAAACGGTGCGGGCAAGAGTACGACTATTAAGCACGTTCTTGGGCTGATGGAACCTATGTCAGGCAGTTCAAAAATCAATGGACAAACGTTTAGAGAAGAACCGGAAGAATATCGGTCTCAATTCACATACATACCCGAAATGCCGATCCTTTACGATGAACTCACATTGTGGGAGCATCTGGAGCTAACAGCAATGGCTTATGGAATGGAAGAACAAACCTTTTTAACAAGGGTTAGACCGCTGTTAGAAGAGTTTCGGATGGACAATAAAATTAAGTGGTTTCCGAGTCAATTTTCAAAAGGTATGAAGCAAAAGGTTATGATTTTATGTGCGCTGCTCGTTGAACCTAAACTGTACATAGTTGATGAACCATTTGTTGGTCTTGATCCGCTCGGAATTCAGTCTTTCTTAGAGTATATGGTCACGTTTAAAAACAGCGGTGCGGGTGTGCTGATGTCTACTCATATTCTTTCAACAGCAGAAAGATATTGTGATCGCTTCTTAATCATGCATGAAGGCAGATTGGTTCTCAGCGGGACATTGCAGGAATTGAGAGCAAAAAGCGGATTAGAAGATGCAACACTTGATGAGATCTATCTGTATGTAGCACGGGGAAATGTGACATGA